A part of Aegilops tauschii subsp. strangulata cultivar AL8/78 chromosome 2, Aet v6.0, whole genome shotgun sequence genomic DNA contains:
- the LOC109773756 gene encoding ATP-dependent Clp protease adapter protein CLPS1, chloroplastic: MLPGCSASGLPSALYRPLHEPLPQQPRCGRKYMFFLQTNVAIPIVITAAAPGKGGGVLDRPAEKVSPGRQSEFDKKKSRKMSPPFRVVLHNDNENRREYVVQVLMKVIPGMTVDNAVNIMQEAHVNGMAVVIVCSQPEAEEHCTALRGNGLRSSIEPASGGC; encoded by the exons ATGCTGCCAGGATGCTCCGCTTCCGGCCTCCCCTCCGCCCTCTATCGCCCTCTCCACGAACCGCTCCCCCAACAACCGCGCTGTGGCAG GAAATATATGTTCTTTCTACAGACAAATGTTGCCATCCCCATTGTAATCACAGCAGCTGCCCCAGGCAAAGGTGGTGGTGTGCTTGATCGACCAGCAGAGAAAGTTTCTCCGGGCCGTCAATCTGAATTCGATAAGAA GAAATCCCGGAAGATGTCACCTCCATTCCGCGTAGTCCTGCACAATGACAATGAAAACAGGCGAGAGTATGTTGTCCAAGTCCTGATGAAGGTTATCCCTGGAATGACCGTCGACAATGCTGTTAATATCATGCAAGAGGCACACGTGAATGGGATGGCAGTAGTTATTGTCTGCTCGCAGCCGGAAGCGGAGGAGCACTGCACGGCGCTGAGGGGCAATGGCCTCCGAAGCTCAATTGAACCTGCAAGTGGTGGCTGCTGA
- the LOC109773765 gene encoding tyrosine N-monooxygenase isoform X2: MTLGTLVIVIMATLLLYFLKKSKRAVLSQRQQARRGLLPPGPATLPIIGNMHQMVWNKPAVFRWIHRLLKEMNTDIMCLRLGATHVIVVACPEIACEVLRKKDEFFASRPTTFASGTVSFGYKGSVLSPHGEQWKKMRRVLTLEILTPSMEQKLHHLRKEEYDHLVSNLPSSSTNGPGYEEEAHVAALFTALNHVYSFCVSDYIPALVGLDLDGHEQVSMDVMRTINRLHDPIIRERIHERSSTLEKGGEDKGARDFLDVLVHLKDAEGQPLLSLQEIRAQTAEMVLAAVDNPSNAVEWALAEMMNRPEIMQKVTDELDAVVGKDRLVQESDIPRLNYLKSCIREAFRIHPYHALNLPHVAMVETTIAGYTIPKDSHILLSRLGLGRNPKIWSEPLEFRPERHLNTVNVLLTEPGLRFISFSSGRRGCPGISLGTSITMMLFARMLQAFTWTKPVGVKNISLQEGNASLALLEPLVLQAQPRLAAYLYR, from the exons ATGACTCTTGGTACGCTGGTTATAGTTATCATGGCCACCTTGCTGTTGTATTTTCTCAAAAAAAGCAAAAGAGCAGTATTGTCCCAGCGGCAACAGGCACGACGAGGTCTGCTGCCCCCGGGGCCTGCCACACTGCCCATCATCGGGAACATGCACCAGATGGTTTGGAACAAGCCAGCAGTGTTCCGGTGGATCCATCGCCTTCTCAAGGAGATGAACACCGACATCATGTGCCTTCGTCTCGGGGCTACTCATGTCATTGTTGTGGCATGCCCGGAGATAGCTTGTGAGGTACTACGGAAGAAGGACGAATTTTTTGCCTCCCGTCCCACCACCTTCGCCTCGGGAACAGTCAGCTTTGGGTACAAGGGCTCCGTCTTGTCACCGCATGGAGAGCAGTGGAAGAAGATGAGGCGCGTCCTCACCTTGGAGATCCTCACCCCGTCCATGGAGCAGAAGCTCCACCACCTACGGAAGGAGGAGTATGACCACCTTGTAAG CAACCTACCATCTTCGTCGACTAATGGACCTGGATATGAGGAGGAGGCACATGTTGCCGCTCTTTTCACGGCCCTCAACCATGTGTACAGCTTCTGTGTGTCTGACTACATCCCAGCCCTGGTAGGCCTCGACTTGGATGGCCATGAGCAGGTTTCCATGGATGTCATGAGAACAATCAACCGGTTGCATGACCCTATCATACGGGAACGGATCCATGAAAGGTCATCCACTCTTGAGAAAGGTGGTGAAGATAAAGGGGCTAGAGACTTTCTGGATGTCCTAGTTCATCTTAAAGATGCAGAGGGACAACCGTTGCTATCCCTACAAGAAATAAGAGCCCAAACAGCG GAAATGGTGCTTGCAGCAGTCGACAACCCATCAAATGCGGTTGAGTGGGCGCTCGCCGAGATGATGAACAGGCCGGAGATCATGCAAAAAGTGACAGATGAACTCGACGCTGTCGTTGGTAAAGATAGACTAGTCCAGGAGTCTGACATTCCTCGGCTAAATTATCTCAAATCGTGTATCCGGGAGGCCTTCCGCATACACCCATACCATGCTCTTAATTTACCCCATGTTGCAATGGTGGAGACCACTATCGCCGGCTACACCATCCCAAAGGATAGCCACATCCTTTTAAGCCGGCTTGGACTTGGCCGAAACCCCAAGATCTGGAGCGAACCACTTGAGTTTCGTCCTGAGAGGCATTTGAATACCGTGAATGTTCTTCTCACTGAGCCGGGCCTACGTTTCATTTCTTTTAGCAGTGGGAGAAGGGGTTGTCCTGGGATTTCACTTGGCACCTCGATCACAATGATGTTATTTGCAAGGATGCTGCAGGCCTTCACTTGGACAAAACCGGTAGGCGTTAAAAATATCAGTCTACAGGAAGGCAATGCAAGCCTTGCCCTACTTGAACCCCTTGTTTTGCAAGCTCAACCGCGCTTGGCCGCGTATCTCTATAGATGA
- the LOC109773765 gene encoding tyrosine N-monooxygenase isoform X1: protein MTLGTLVIVIMATLLLYFLKKSKRAVLSQRQQARRGLLPPGPATLPIIGNMHQMVWNKPAVFRWIHRLLKEMNTDIMCLRLGATHVIVVACPEIACEVLRKKDEFFASRPTTFASGTVSFGYKGSVLSPHGEQWKKMRRVLTLEILTPSMEQKLHHLRKEEYDHLVRFFSNLPSSSTNGPGYEEEAHVAALFTALNHVYSFCVSDYIPALVGLDLDGHEQVSMDVMRTINRLHDPIIRERIHERSSTLEKGGEDKGARDFLDVLVHLKDAEGQPLLSLQEIRAQTAEMVLAAVDNPSNAVEWALAEMMNRPEIMQKVTDELDAVVGKDRLVQESDIPRLNYLKSCIREAFRIHPYHALNLPHVAMVETTIAGYTIPKDSHILLSRLGLGRNPKIWSEPLEFRPERHLNTVNVLLTEPGLRFISFSSGRRGCPGISLGTSITMMLFARMLQAFTWTKPVGVKNISLQEGNASLALLEPLVLQAQPRLAAYLYR from the exons ATGACTCTTGGTACGCTGGTTATAGTTATCATGGCCACCTTGCTGTTGTATTTTCTCAAAAAAAGCAAAAGAGCAGTATTGTCCCAGCGGCAACAGGCACGACGAGGTCTGCTGCCCCCGGGGCCTGCCACACTGCCCATCATCGGGAACATGCACCAGATGGTTTGGAACAAGCCAGCAGTGTTCCGGTGGATCCATCGCCTTCTCAAGGAGATGAACACCGACATCATGTGCCTTCGTCTCGGGGCTACTCATGTCATTGTTGTGGCATGCCCGGAGATAGCTTGTGAGGTACTACGGAAGAAGGACGAATTTTTTGCCTCCCGTCCCACCACCTTCGCCTCGGGAACAGTCAGCTTTGGGTACAAGGGCTCCGTCTTGTCACCGCATGGAGAGCAGTGGAAGAAGATGAGGCGCGTCCTCACCTTGGAGATCCTCACCCCGTCCATGGAGCAGAAGCTCCACCACCTACGGAAGGAGGAGTATGACCACCTTGTAAG ATTCTTTAGCAACCTACCATCTTCGTCGACTAATGGACCTGGATATGAGGAGGAGGCACATGTTGCCGCTCTTTTCACGGCCCTCAACCATGTGTACAGCTTCTGTGTGTCTGACTACATCCCAGCCCTGGTAGGCCTCGACTTGGATGGCCATGAGCAGGTTTCCATGGATGTCATGAGAACAATCAACCGGTTGCATGACCCTATCATACGGGAACGGATCCATGAAAGGTCATCCACTCTTGAGAAAGGTGGTGAAGATAAAGGGGCTAGAGACTTTCTGGATGTCCTAGTTCATCTTAAAGATGCAGAGGGACAACCGTTGCTATCCCTACAAGAAATAAGAGCCCAAACAGCG GAAATGGTGCTTGCAGCAGTCGACAACCCATCAAATGCGGTTGAGTGGGCGCTCGCCGAGATGATGAACAGGCCGGAGATCATGCAAAAAGTGACAGATGAACTCGACGCTGTCGTTGGTAAAGATAGACTAGTCCAGGAGTCTGACATTCCTCGGCTAAATTATCTCAAATCGTGTATCCGGGAGGCCTTCCGCATACACCCATACCATGCTCTTAATTTACCCCATGTTGCAATGGTGGAGACCACTATCGCCGGCTACACCATCCCAAAGGATAGCCACATCCTTTTAAGCCGGCTTGGACTTGGCCGAAACCCCAAGATCTGGAGCGAACCACTTGAGTTTCGTCCTGAGAGGCATTTGAATACCGTGAATGTTCTTCTCACTGAGCCGGGCCTACGTTTCATTTCTTTTAGCAGTGGGAGAAGGGGTTGTCCTGGGATTTCACTTGGCACCTCGATCACAATGATGTTATTTGCAAGGATGCTGCAGGCCTTCACTTGGACAAAACCGGTAGGCGTTAAAAATATCAGTCTACAGGAAGGCAATGCAAGCCTTGCCCTACTTGAACCCCTTGTTTTGCAAGCTCAACCGCGCTTGGCCGCGTATCTCTATAGATGA
- the LOC109773765 gene encoding tyrosine N-monooxygenase isoform X3: MTLGTLVIVIMATLLLYFLKKSKRAVLSQRQQARRGLLPPGPATLPIIGNMHQMVWNKPAVFRWIHRLLKEMNTDIMCLRLGATHVIVVACPEIACEVLRKKDEFFASRPTTFASGTVSFGYKGSVLSPHGEQWKKMRRVLTLEILTPSMEQKLHHLRKEEYDHLVRYVNNTACCGMMPHAKNIVNVRHVAQHFCCNLIRRLVFGKRFFSNLPSSSTNGPGYEEEAHVAALFTALNHVYSFCVSDYIPALVGLDLDGHEQVSMDVMRTINRLHDPIIRERIHERSSTLEKGGEDKGARDFLDVLVHLKDAEGQPLLSLQEIRAQTAEMVLAAVDNPSNAVEWALAEMMNRPEIMQKVTDELDAVVGKDRLVQESDIPRLNYLKSCIREAFRIHPYHALNLPHVAMVETTIAGYTIPKDSHILLSRLGLGRNPKIWSEPLEFRPERHLNTVNVLLTEPGLRFISFSSGRRGCPGISLGTSITMMLFARMLQAFTWTKPVGVKNISLQEGNASLALLEPLVLQAQPRLAAYLYR, encoded by the exons ATGACTCTTGGTACGCTGGTTATAGTTATCATGGCCACCTTGCTGTTGTATTTTCTCAAAAAAAGCAAAAGAGCAGTATTGTCCCAGCGGCAACAGGCACGACGAGGTCTGCTGCCCCCGGGGCCTGCCACACTGCCCATCATCGGGAACATGCACCAGATGGTTTGGAACAAGCCAGCAGTGTTCCGGTGGATCCATCGCCTTCTCAAGGAGATGAACACCGACATCATGTGCCTTCGTCTCGGGGCTACTCATGTCATTGTTGTGGCATGCCCGGAGATAGCTTGTGAGGTACTACGGAAGAAGGACGAATTTTTTGCCTCCCGTCCCACCACCTTCGCCTCGGGAACAGTCAGCTTTGGGTACAAGGGCTCCGTCTTGTCACCGCATGGAGAGCAGTGGAAGAAGATGAGGCGCGTCCTCACCTTGGAGATCCTCACCCCGTCCATGGAGCAGAAGCTCCACCACCTACGGAAGGAGGAGTATGACCACCTTGTAAGGTACGTTAACAACACCGCTTGTTGTGGCATGATGCCACATGCAAAAAATATTGTTAACGTGCGCCATGTGGCACAACATTTCTGTTGTAACCTGATAAGAAGGCTTGTGTTCGGCAAGAGATTCTTTAGCAACCTACCATCTTCGTCGACTAATGGACCTGGATATGAGGAGGAGGCACATGTTGCCGCTCTTTTCACGGCCCTCAACCATGTGTACAGCTTCTGTGTGTCTGACTACATCCCAGCCCTGGTAGGCCTCGACTTGGATGGCCATGAGCAGGTTTCCATGGATGTCATGAGAACAATCAACCGGTTGCATGACCCTATCATACGGGAACGGATCCATGAAAGGTCATCCACTCTTGAGAAAGGTGGTGAAGATAAAGGGGCTAGAGACTTTCTGGATGTCCTAGTTCATCTTAAAGATGCAGAGGGACAACCGTTGCTATCCCTACAAGAAATAAGAGCCCAAACAGCG GAAATGGTGCTTGCAGCAGTCGACAACCCATCAAATGCGGTTGAGTGGGCGCTCGCCGAGATGATGAACAGGCCGGAGATCATGCAAAAAGTGACAGATGAACTCGACGCTGTCGTTGGTAAAGATAGACTAGTCCAGGAGTCTGACATTCCTCGGCTAAATTATCTCAAATCGTGTATCCGGGAGGCCTTCCGCATACACCCATACCATGCTCTTAATTTACCCCATGTTGCAATGGTGGAGACCACTATCGCCGGCTACACCATCCCAAAGGATAGCCACATCCTTTTAAGCCGGCTTGGACTTGGCCGAAACCCCAAGATCTGGAGCGAACCACTTGAGTTTCGTCCTGAGAGGCATTTGAATACCGTGAATGTTCTTCTCACTGAGCCGGGCCTACGTTTCATTTCTTTTAGCAGTGGGAGAAGGGGTTGTCCTGGGATTTCACTTGGCACCTCGATCACAATGATGTTATTTGCAAGGATGCTGCAGGCCTTCACTTGGACAAAACCGGTAGGCGTTAAAAATATCAGTCTACAGGAAGGCAATGCAAGCCTTGCCCTACTTGAACCCCTTGTTTTGCAAGCTCAACCGCGCTTGGCCGCGTATCTCTATAGATGA